The genomic region acctacatgtatcgttgacaccgtcttgggtcgtaatcgatcgtagattttatctcagggggccgtcgtcgacgaagcaacaaagcaacaacacactaaaataaatgatttttcaaatcaaatacactcataaaatgatttttcaaatcaaatattaattttattttcaataaaataaacttgagaaaataaattcaaaataaatgaattaaaacctttaatttaaacatcatttaaattaaataagaattaaaacgtttaaattaaatatcattaataaaacgcttcatcgacgacgcccattccaTATCGTAAAACGAACTCCAAAAAATGACAATGCCAACTAGCAAATACAtgttgtcctatcatcatcgggtgttttgacGGGATTTTTATAAatgccaatatcgacagatatgggtatctacagagcccccactttgactgaggcttggacagggcgataGCCAAaatataccccaggtccctctcgacctgaggattccgcgggtcgtttatagtccattagacttgcgtatataagctcgccagccataagaagagatcatacctgaagctTTGCTGGGGATTAATCATCGGTGGTCATCGACCCATTGAAAAGGTGgtgagttgagccttatccttaggcgcctacgtatccgttgtgacggaatcaaacccgtatCGTAGTTCGACAGTGCTGGCATGCATTCTGCTAATCTATGCCCAGAATAGAATGGGGTTTTTCAAATGAGGTTACCATTCCTTCAAAACTTTGCTTTCAGCTGTGGAGTTCCTCCACCTTGTATTGAATTGGATCGATTtgaatttgatttgatttggatTGTGGATGTCATCCATTGATTTTGATAATGTACTCTGAAGCCaatggcttcagagcccccagttgcaATGGGTCTAAAGGCGAAgcctttagagcccccagttgaagcatttCCTGTTACATTCGAAAAATGGAaaacaaatacaataataatCATATTATCGTATAAGCACACATTTAGATCATCGATCTTTGAAAGTTGAAACATTTTGATAAACTGAGTCATCGACCCGAAGCTTGGATTTGAAACAACCATTGTTGAAATGGGCCTTAGGCCTggattttgaaaaatattttcatGCTGGGAATGTATTGCTATTTGGATCATTGATCCTTTAAAAAGGATTTGAAAATGGGCCATTGACCCGGATAAGcattttgaaattggatttgaaaatgGGTCATCGACCCGGATAGACATTTGAaaatagaaatggaaatggaaattttGAAAATGGAAATGAAAAATGGGTCATCGACCCAGATAAACATTTTGAAAATTGACTTGAAAATGGGCCATCGACCTGGATAAGCGTTTTGAAATTGGAAATGATCATCGATATTtgaaaaaaagtttttgaaatcccGATTTTCAAAGGGGAAAGGATAGGGTAGACTCGATTTGCGTTTTGAAATGCGACAAAAGGGTGAGACTCGTGACtgacgtgggcgtagcccgctaccttcgaacaaaaataaaaataaaaagccgTAAGTGTGTACGAGTTTTAACTCAAACATTTTGACTTGAtaagggtagaaatgtaaattagcCGTTCTGACTTTCGAAATGTGACAACAAAAAATCCGCGCAAGGGACGCAGAAGGACAAAAATCCGGCTGAAGGGTGCCGCGGCCTCCCCCTTGACCGAAAGCATGGTGGTCAATCCTTGTTTAGGCAGGTTTTCCTATTTCCCTTAGGTTTCCTGAATTCCCTCAGTTTTCATATTTCTTCAGGTTTCCTTATTTCTTCAGGTTTCCTTATTTTAGTCCCCTTATTTTTCTATATAAAGAGACTAAGGCATGAGGAGAAATCACAAATCTAATTCTTTCTTTCTCACATCCTTCATACTTAAGATGGGTCAAAGAAACTTCCCCCGAAATCAGAAGGAAACTACAGAAGGATGATGTTGTAGACTGGAAGTACCATGAGGAAAGCCTCAAAAATCGAGCATTCTTTGAAATGAATCTAACTGCGACCGACTCTGAACCTAAAACTGACAAAAACCCTAAAGATGATCCTAAGGTCTCAAGTGTTTGGAAAATATTGGGGGTAAAGGCCGATGATGGGCTGACATTGGCTGAGAGGTTGGGTCCCCGACCAAGTGCAAAAGACAAACTGGGCCCGCGTGAAGAAAGTGCAGTTCCTCCAAAGAAACGGGCTAGAGTGAAAATGGGTGAGACTTAGTCTCGTGATGGTTTACATGACTCGGCTATATGAGGGATAGGTAGCTAttatattatgttttattattattagatggtTTAGACACTATGGGCTTCGCCCGGAATTATtgaaataaataaaggaaatattatttattagaaaTTCCCAGTTTTGCATCTAGAATTACATTgtttcggttgtactcttttaaagagttgCCTACGTATCTGCTTTTCAACATAATCAAATCGGGTTCGTAGTTCATAATTCATAATACAGAGACAACGAATGTCAGACTTTGAAACTAGactcaaatacaaatgcaatccgaattttatttcataacatttgagaatgAGGTCTTTATGGATAGTATTTTTTTAACTGGTCCAGATTTGTAGGATTCGAaaagtcgtttccatctagatcAGTCAGCCGAACCGCTCCTCCTGTCATAATTCTTTTCACCAAATACGGGCCTCCCCAATTTGGTTTAAATTTACCCCTCGGGTCTACTGGCAGTAGTGCACGAACCGATTTCaacaccaaatctccttctttgattttTCTAGGTTTCACCTTCTTATTAAAAGCCCTttctatccttttctgatagagttgaacctGATACAATGCGTTCAAGCGTGGTTCATCCAGTAAAACGAAAGAGTCATATCTGGCTTGGACCCAATCTGcttcaggaacttgactctcaaGTAATATCCTTAGGGATGGTACCTCTAGTTCTATGGGCTGAACTGCCTCCATCCCATAAACCAAATAGTACGGGGTTGCCCCCGTGGCTGTTCTGATTGAAGTTCTATATCCTCACAAGGCAAAGGGtatcttcaatggccaatctTTATAGTTATCAGACATTTTCCTCAAAATGGCTGTAAGTGTTTTATTGGCAGCTTCTACAACCCCATTTGTCTGTGGCCTGTATGGTGATGACTTATGgtgcttgattttatacttttcgaGTATAACCTCCGTTTTAGCTTGGAAATGGGTCCCGTTATCACTGATGAGTTCGTGGGGTGTCCCATATCGACAAATGATCGCATTTTGAATGAACTGTGCTACTTGCTTTGCTTTTAGCACTTTATAAGACTtggcttctacccacttcgtgaagtagtcgattgcgacCAAAATGAAACAATGTCCTCCTGACCCAGAAGGGTTGACCTTCCCGATAATGTCGATCCCCTAGGTTGAAAAAGGCCAAggtgatgtcatggtatatagcataGAGGGTGGTACATGCTGTACATTTGCAAAtatctggcaattgtggcaatgtcgaACATAATGTCGGCAATCtgcttccattgtggtccaataataacCAAGTCTCATGATCTTACGAGTCAACATGTGAGCATTCATGTGGGGTCCACATTCCCCGTCATGAACCTCCTCCATGACTTTGTCAACTGTCTTTTGATCAATACATCGCAATAGCACACCTTGTGCGGTCTTTTTGTGTAGTTGCCCTCCATTAGCCTCGACGAACTAGGTCGAGAGCATCCGTAATGCTCGCTTTCCCCGAGCATCGAGGTTGTCAGGGTATTCTCCCGTGTCTTTGAATTTCAAGATTGATGTGTACCAAGGTTCGATCTCATCTTCCTTAGTGCCATTAATCTCATTTATGTATGATGGTGCCGATATTCGTTCGACACATAGTGGCATGCTGTCTATATGATCTGGGATATTAACCAAGGCTGCCAACTTAGACAGAGCGTCGgcgaattgattctcttctctggGTAAATGGACATAGTGTATTTCCTCGAAACACTTTTCCAATTCCTCTATCTTAGCCTGGTAAGGTGCCAGACTATTACTTTTGATTTTCCACGACCCtattacttggttaatgactatAGATGAGTCACCATGTACCAGTAACCTCTTTATATTTAGACTGATAGCACTGCGCAAACCCATCATTGTTGGTGGCGAGGAAATATAACTTGATGGATACAGGTACATGTTCTCCCTTTGGTGAAATGAGGAGGATTCCGACCCCATATCCCATGCTACTCGATGCTCTATCGAAATAAAGATCCCATACTTCGTCTTCGACATGAACCCCGTTTTCATCTGGGAAAGACCACATGTCCGTAACACTGTCTTCCTCTTTTGGATTGTCAGTGAGGAAGTCGGCGACAACCCTTCCTTTCACTGCTTTCAAGGGTACGTACTTAAGATTGAATTCAGCTAACATGAGAGTCCATCTCGACATTTACGCCATTTAATATTTGGTTTTCAAACAGGTATTTGATTGGATCCATTCTGGAGTATATACTGACACTATAACACAACATATAGTGTCTCAGCTTTTTTGTTGCCCAGACTAGGGCTAGACATGTTTTTTCTAACGTGGTGTACTTAGCTTCATATTCGAAGAACTTTTTACTGATGTAGTAAATTgccctttcttcttttttcaCAGTTTGGGCCAACATTGCTCCCATCGCGGTATCTGTTACTGTTAGATACAAGGATAGTGGCAATCCGGCTATGGGTGGACTAAGCATGGGTGGAGCAGACAGAACTTCTTTGATCCTGTCGAATGCGGCTTGACATTTGTCATCCCACGTCTCGTGTTCTACGACTTTCAATTTCTTAAAGATCGGTTCACATATCATTGTCAACTTCGAGACAAAGcggcttatatattggattcgACTCAGGAAACTTCGAATTTCTTTCTCAGTTTTGGGATGAGACATTTCCATAATGGCCTTGATTTTCAAAAGATCAATCTCAATACCACGGTGGCTGACGATGTGACCCAGGAGCTTCCCGGAAGTAACCCCGAAGGTGCATTTTTGAGggttcaacctcatgttatatttccttaatctttcaagGAATTTTCGTATAGCCTTTGGATAACCGTCACGTTCCTTTGATttcacaatcatgtcatcgacatacaccttgACTTCCTTATGCATTATATCGTGCAATAACGTTGTCGCAGTTCTTTGGTACGTTGCCCCGATATTTATCAACCCAAACAGCATTACCGTGTACCAATAGGTTCCCTATTGCGTGATAAACGCGGTTTTGTACATATCTTCCTCTGCCATCTTTATCTGATTGTATccggcatacccatccatgaaagatAGTAGGGCATGATTCgcggtattgtcaaccaagatATCGATGTGAGTTAATGGAAAGTCATCTTTCAGACTGGCTTTGTTCAAATCCCGGAAGTCTACACACACAGACTTTACCATCCTTCTTAGGTACTGGTACTACATTGGCTACCCAATCTGAATACTCGGATACTTTAATAAACCCGGCCTTGAGTTGTttatcgatttcttctttgactttcaaagaccactcAGTACGCATTCTACGTAATTTTTGTTTGATTGGTTTGAACCCTGGCTTGATTAAGATTTTATgttctgcaatttccctatcgatccctggcatgtctctATAAGACCATGCAaagacatctttgaactcattcAACAAATCTATGAACCCTTGTTTTTCTATAGGATCTAGAGTGGTACCTATTTTGAGTTCGCTGGGTTCTAAggtggttcctacattgatggtttcTGTATCTTCGATAACATAGTTTCTTTGGTCATATTCCTCCAACCCCTTAACCAATTGCGGAGGCAGTACTatctcctcttcctcttcttcaacCTGTCCCTTCCCGGCCTCATTCTCAaagtcattattaaaacaaacaTTTCAGAGATGGCATTGCGATGTAAaggagacgagtcgtaagcaatcTGGTTCATCTTATTATTAATTTGAAACTGCACGAAATGCTCTAACATTTGCGCCAACTGATCAGAGGTCAGTGGCGGAATGGGGgtggtattcgggacaggccccggaataccggAGCTAGGGGGAGGTACATCAAAAGGAAATACTGGGGAAAGGGTATTTTCAACACTCGATTCTTTAGACTCAACCCTAAGACTCttatcagactcagactcagaatcatCATATGGATTAAGCATATCTCCTTCTCCTGTGGTTAGCTTGAAGAGCAAACCTCTGTTGTCAGTCCATTTGATAGTTTTCCTCCATCCAGATATAGTCCCTTTAGGAGCTACATTAGTGATGAGGGTAGAGGGATCGAACCTATCGCTTCGCAGGATCATACTAACCAACTCTTCGTTTGGTTTTTCAATTTCTCTCTCTTCCCCAAAAAGGAGACCTAAGGCATTCCCGTCTTCGACTGGGGTAGGTTCGACCTTTCTGGGTTTCACGGATAGCACATCCTCTGGAATGTAGTGACAATCTTGGAATATTTCAATTCCAGGGACCAACTTCGTACTCTTTTCGTCAAAAAAAGGTTCGGGAAAGTCGAGACAATGTTTTGCTTCCCAGGCTTTCACGAAGTATCCATTCAGTGTTAGTGGATAAGGTTTTCGGTCTGTAACCGTCCTTCTTTTCTTTTCGAGATCTTGTTCAGTGGGCGCGTATCCCAACCCGAACGTCGTTCCTTTAGGGACCACTCCCTTTAGTACCAAGGTATCCTCCTTTCGAGGGTATATAGAGAAACCAaagtacttcccagtcttgagaatGGTTTCACAGACGTGACTTCCAGTATACAAGTCCATGTTTTCTAATTCAGGACAAAAGTCGATCACGTTTATAACCTCGAACCCGCAAGCATAATTTGAGGTATCGAGTGTTACTTATGAGGCCATATCCCCCCCAGTTACTACGATAGGGGTAGCAACGATGGTGAGAGTTTCTCCTTTGagagggattttgatttttctaTGCAAAGTGGAGGATACAGCTTTCACTCCATGGATCCAGGGCTTTCCCagtaataagttgaaggatgaggccACATCAATGACCTGAAAACTAACCTTCCTTTCAATGAGCCCAGTTTGAACTACTAGGTCGACAATCCTGGTTACCCTGCGAATCGTCCCATCAAAGGCTCGAACCGTTTGAGTGGTTGGAGTGAGGTCCTTTTTGTCAAGGCCCAAAATATGTGCTGTCCTTAGTGGTAGAACATTAACAGCTGACCCGTCATCGACAAGGATCATAGGGACATGTTTTTGAAGACATGTCACAGCAATGTACATAGCTAGGCCGTGTTTGGGCCCTATAGAGGATAGATCCTCACTAGAAAAGGTTACCACATTGATAAGTCATGGTGGATTTTGGACAACATGGGCCACCACGTCATTTGGAGCAATATCTGGTGATACGTTCATGCTCATTAGTGCTTGTAATAGGGCTTGTCGATGTTCGAATGAACTCAAAATGAGCTCCCAGATAGAAACATCGGCCTCAGTCTTTTGTAGCTGCTTAATGAGAGGGACCTCTTGGGTTATCCCCTCACTAAGGGCCTCGACTACAGTAGGTTCCTTAGCTTGTGAAGTTGGAGCATTGGTGGCCTTTTCCACTCGAAATGGCGGCCAGCTCGTGTCAAGTGATTGGACTCGAGAGCCTCTTTCCTTAGCTTTTGGACTTCGTCTTGAGTATAGGGGATTGTTGTGCCCTTCTCAAGGTACACATCATCCTCACCATCAtcccagatgccattgatttcgttGGCACTTCTGAGAATATAAGGGGTACAGTCGATGGCAAAATCCCCAAATCGAACTTTGTTCTCTATGCTTGGGAGATATTTAGAGCAATCAATGAAGTGTTTCTCCACAAGGAAACCATTTAGGCGACATATAGGACGGATTAGGTGGGACACATCGATGCTGTCTTCGACGAACACCGCATTTGAATGATccccaaatggattggtgacatTATTGGGCTTTACAGTGGGTATTGGGATTGTTCCATTCTTAATCATATCTTGGATTTCATGCTTGAGGCGGaaacatttttctgtatcgtgccCCTTCCCTTAGTGGTAGGCACAGTATGCCTCCGGCCTGTACCACTTGGGTTGTTGTTCCAAGGGTGGTTCAGGAGTTGGGCCGATTGGGTTTAGCTTCCCTTGGGCCTTAAGTCTTTCAAGGGCATACGTATAAGTACACCCAATGTCAGTAAACACTCTTGGAGTAGAGCGTTGTGGTTTCTTGGAAGTTCCTCCCAGGAAACTAATAGCTTGAACATGATTGGCACTAGTAGTTGCTTTCGATTTAGAGGAGCAAGCCCCAGGGTATCCCTTGGGTTTAGAAAACTCCGCCGTACGGAGGTCATCTTCGATTTTCCTTCCAATTCGAGTCAAGTCTTTGAATGCgctaaagttttgatattttagcTCATTACGGTAAGCTGGTTGCAGATTTTTTACAAACTTATCGACCATATCGACCTCTTCGGGTTTCTTGGtcaatttcacgctttcagcgcgccaacGAGCCAGAAAATCAGTAAAGCATTCCTTTTCTCTCTGGGTCATAACCTCAAGAGTCCTCATTGTTGtctggatttcggcattatcagCATAATGCCTACAGAACTGAGTAGTTAGATCTTCGAATGTGGGGTAATTCTTTAGATCTAGGTTGTAAAACCATGCCCTTAGATGTTCCTCCAAGGATTGGGCAAAGATAGCAGTTATCATGCTCGCAGGCACACTCTTTAGAGCAAGGTGATCTTTATAGGACCTAATGTGCTGCAGAGGATTTTCAgttcccttgaatttagggatatctgtgAGCACAAAGTTCTTAGGGAGCTCCTCCTGGATTGGGGCATAATTCCTAGCATTCTCGTAGTGGATGCTCTCCCCTTGAGAGAGCTTAAGTTGGTCTTCCACAAGCTTGAATCGCCTTTCAAGCTCAGACATTTCCGGGGTGGTGGTTACAGGGGCCTCCCCACCTACCTTAGTCTCAACTGCAACCAAGCGAGCTGTAAGCTGCTCCAAAGTGTCGTTCATCTTAGCCAATAGTGCTTCCGTTGACATTTTTCTGGTCtagggcggcctttctacaaagAAACCCCGAACTAATAAAAAATTTGAATCAAACCCCTGCACAAAAAGGACTCGACTCACAGACTCGACCTTTGACTCAGACCTGGCTCAAAGACAGACTTAGACCTGGGAAATGAGCTAAGTGACTCACTTGTGCAAGGTCAAGGTGTAGGAGAGGGGTTCTAGACCTAACTAGGATTAAAACCTGACTCAACTGACTTAGACTTGGACTTAGACTGGACTAGACATATACTTGATACAGACTTAGCATAGACTTGACGtagacttggtgtgactaaaccgtGATCGAAACCAGACATGGCCCATTGGTTTGGAAGGGGGACGCCCCATAGTGTCTTAGATGGGGTGTTTTTGCGGCTTAGACTTTGACCAAGTGGTTGATCTACTTGACTTGGACCTAAGAGGTGACTTAGGTAACCCACTAGGGTTGTGTTCTAGCCTAGACAAGCTTGGTTCACTTGAACCCTAGATAAAACAAAACATGGCTTAAACTAGAGCAACTAGACTGGACTTGACCCAACTGACTCAAACTCTATTCTAGGTTTGGGTTAGGTTTGGATTATGGTTTATTGGATTTTGAAATTGAAAAGGATTGAATCGAAATAAGCATGTCATtttataaaaggcttgatttggTCAAAATTCTAATCCTAAATCGGCAGCACTTCGACTTGGAAATGATTCTTTTTTCAAAAGAGGTAGGTTTAAAAGTTCGGGATTGAAAAGAGGTTTAAAGATTTGGACCTAACTAGGTCCAGAAATTTCGAAATTAAGGGGTGGGCAAACCGTTTGTTTTGAAAACATTGATCCAAGGAtgggttttgaaaaggacttggttTTGAAAACAGACTTGGGAAGACAAGTAGCACTTAGTCATTCACATATTATGGATGCTATGCATGAGCCTAAACTCTTCTAAGTCTTGGTCGGTCTTCTAAAAGAAGGTCCGTGCCATTGATCCCACGAGATTAAAGGAGTGGTCTCCCCCCATACGCACGTTACTATATGGTAGGTATGGCACTTGATAATCGCATGGAAGCACCTTTGATATTTAAATTAGACACAGTGGACACCATCCCCTTATCTCGAGCTTAAAAGAAAGCTCTCGAGGACGATGGTCCGAATCCTAAAGTCTCAAGGGGTTTATGCatgattaacataaaaaaaaaatgcatgtgaTAGATATTCCTAATAGCCATTGTTTTACTTTTCAAGTTTCactgtccccagcggagtcgccaaattgtggacaaggGAATTTACATCCACtttatgtttattatttcatattaaacacttttgattttgaaagagtcgccactaaatttttaaatggaatttagaaaccaaattGTAGAGATTTTAAGTTCTTGTGAGATTACCTGTTGGGaagtttattttaatttcattaattaacacccaaccccgcccgtaacTATAACGGTCTCTACTAAATAAAACGATGGCTATTTTGGATATGTATCTCATGCGAGTATGTAATcattgttttaaaccctaacatgtgaatttcATTCTATGTCGATTTAATGCATTTAACTCGTCAAGTTATTTTAGCATATGAAGTTCATTTAGCTATTCTAGCAAGAAACAAACAAAGTGAGGAAGGAAAGAGATATTCTTACTCTTTAGCATAAGATAGATTAACAAACAtgtgaattaattaaataaaacatgaTAAAGTAATCAAATTAACATGCTTTAATAATCAAAGACATAAACTTTAACAAATTAAGATAAGTGTAGTTTATAAATTCAATCATCATGCTCAAATCAAACTAATTTAAACAagattaaatcaattaaatcaatcAAACATGTTAAATTCGTCATGCGATAAACATAGAATAATTCTTATCCTAACAGAAGACAAATCCAACATACAAAGGCCATCCATCGGCACATCCATACTATACTAATCCCGTTCTCCttcattcaacaacaacaagatacAATAAACATCGTTTATTAAAACAAATTAGTTGGTTTAGTTCTGTCCGAATCTgaatacgaggatatgtaaatgagaaggggaaaCGACCGACCAATCTAGCGGCTTTATTTccccaactcaagtcaacgcgggtattcaaattagcactttaactcatactcgtatctatactaattatttcataattaacaatttatacgataataatacgatgtaataaacataattaaaagacGGAATTAAAAGGGAGAAAGGAGAGATTTTTatacaccctcaacctacatgtatcgttgacaccgtcttgggtcgtaatcgatcataGATTTTAtgtcgaggggccgtcgtcgacgaagcaacaaagcaacaacacgttttttggtaaacctggacaacaactttcaaactgcaatttctcactcgtttctcgatgaaaattagatttgaaagatgttttgaaaactagaaagagtgTAGAatagagatcttaaaacaaaacAAGCTATTTTTGAGGTATTggtcacgaaaaacgagcacaaacagaactggacagacaggaaaagccgcgaaaacagagtgtatgacactctgttttttgaGGGGattcgtgtgctctcaaggtcaatttggctcgtgaatctttgtctaaggtGTAGATTTATGTTATATGGTTAAGTAGGatcaagaaactcgagttttaatggaggtttgatggttgaacgaagggttgaaaggaggacacacaaactgattctcagttttgtatgtcagTTTTGTCGAGGTTTTTGAGAGTTAAATAGGGTTTGTTTATGGAGGTTGAGGCTTGTTAATGGCAGTAAGAAATGTGGAGAGCTTAGAGAAACGGATGTATGgtagaggggaggtatttatagggagttaaagtagggtttaagaggggagaggcagacgggctgctctgcgcatagctgctgtccagcagctattttgtggggttttagggtttgtatgaggggttttcttggtggttaagctagggtaatatgggtaggatactagggtatggtttagggttattgggcacgggtttaagtggtgtttggagcgggttttggacttgggtttgagctgaacgaaaacaggggggTCGTGGGCTGTTTCGTTTTGGGGCCTATTTTGGATGGACTTGTGGAATTGTTTCGAGGTGGTCTAGGtcctgggttgttgtgggtaatgtggagcacgggttggtagtgatgggttgcgggtttggaccaagtttgagtcggtttagaagggctttcgatgggctatacaaacacgggtaaaagaaggaattgggctgtgttgggggggggggggaatgtttggaacgagatttgggtgggttaaacaaagggtttggggtaggatttggctaagaatcgaacgcgggttatgggagaggaagttgggtcgaaagtgcgtcgaaaatcgagcccaaatcaagcataaaacgagctcacaaatcgtgtgattaaaacgagttttcaactttcgaaatcgatttttcaaatcaaataacacactaaaataaatgatttttcaaatcaaatacactcataaaatgatttttcaaatcaaa from Silene latifolia isolate original U9 population chromosome 3, ASM4854445v1, whole genome shotgun sequence harbors:
- the LOC141649238 gene encoding uncharacterized protein LOC141649238; the protein is MEAVQPIELEVPSLRILLESQVPEADWVQARYDSFVLLDEPRLNALYQVQLYQKRIERAFNKKVKPRKIKEGDLVLKSVRALLPVDPRGKFKPNWGGPYLVKRIMTGGAVRLTDLDGNDFSNPTNLDQLKKYYP